In one window of bacterium DNA:
- a CDS encoding FAD-dependent oxidoreductase: protein MKQIEEPARQTPILAETDVLVVGGGPGGLAAALGAARQGARVMLVERYGCFGGVIAQAMVGTIAWYRTTEKTVDAGGIGVEFEQRAKAMNASLEVNHYQVLDTEVFKFIADQMIAEADIVPLLHTQIVDVLQADGAITGVITESKSGRQAILAKRVIDATGDGDVAARAGAPFRIDPKEDLEGATVNFGCSGIDLDKFITHILKNPSSIADWGDASGEKETNEFSTYIREPFDKAKEAGEIPEDVRMESYWGSFTDAGEIPNLNAIHMAGIDSTDVWDLTRGEIDGRQRVMWAVAALKKYAPGFEEARLRTIGASIGCRESRKIVGEYDLTEHDVLNQAEFDDTIGIFPEFLDGNGIAIMPSTGRYFQVPFRITVPKDIENLLVAGRCVAGDKVSHAATRQMMCCTVTGQGAGVASAISLESGVSSREVDIGRVQDALRKQGVRLT, encoded by the coding sequence ATGAAGCAGATCGAGGAGCCGGCCAGGCAGACTCCCATCCTGGCCGAAACGGATGTATTGGTGGTTGGAGGCGGCCCGGGCGGTCTCGCTGCCGCGCTCGGTGCGGCGCGCCAGGGTGCCCGGGTGATGCTGGTCGAACGCTACGGCTGTTTCGGCGGTGTCATCGCCCAGGCGATGGTTGGCACCATCGCCTGGTACCGGACGACGGAGAAGACGGTCGATGCCGGTGGCATCGGAGTCGAGTTCGAGCAGCGCGCGAAGGCCATGAACGCCAGTCTCGAGGTGAATCACTATCAGGTGCTCGATACCGAGGTCTTCAAGTTCATCGCCGATCAGATGATTGCGGAGGCGGACATCGTGCCCCTTCTGCACACCCAGATCGTGGATGTGCTCCAGGCGGACGGTGCGATCACGGGTGTCATCACCGAGAGCAAGTCGGGCCGCCAGGCGATCCTGGCGAAGCGCGTGATCGATGCCACCGGCGACGGCGATGTGGCCGCTCGCGCGGGCGCCCCATTTCGGATCGATCCGAAGGAAGATCTCGAAGGTGCGACGGTGAACTTCGGTTGCAGCGGCATCGACCTCGACAAATTCATCACGCACATCTTGAAGAACCCGAGCTCCATCGCAGACTGGGGCGATGCCTCGGGCGAGAAGGAAACCAACGAATTCAGCACCTACATCCGCGAGCCTTTCGACAAGGCCAAGGAAGCCGGCGAGATCCCTGAAGACGTGCGGATGGAGAGCTATTGGGGAAGCTTCACCGACGCCGGTGAGATCCCGAATCTGAACGCCATCCACATGGCGGGGATCGATTCGACAGACGTCTGGGATCTGACCCGCGGCGAGATCGACGGCCGCCAGCGTGTCATGTGGGCGGTGGCCGCCCTCAAGAAGTACGCACCCGGCTTCGAGGAGGCTCGGCTGCGGACCATCGGTGCCTCGATCGGCTGCCGCGAATCGCGCAAGATCGTCGGTGAGTACGACCTCACGGAGCACGATGTCCTGAATCAGGCCGAGTTCGATGACACGATCGGCATCTTCCCCGAGTTCCTGGATGGCAATGGCATCGCGATCATGCCTTCGACCGGACGCTATTTCCAGGTGCCTTTCCGGATCACGGTCCCCAAGGACATCGAGAACCTCCTCGTCGCTGGCCGCTGCGTCGCTGGCGACAAGGTCTCCCACGCAGCGACCCGTCAGATGATGTGCTGCACGGTCACCGGCCAGGGTGCGGGCGTGGCCTCGGCCATTTCACTCGAATCCGGTGTTTCCTCCCGCGAGGTGGACATCGGCCGGGTTCAGGACGCGCTTCGCAAGCAGGGAGTTCGGCTCACCTGA